The Pseudomonas chlororaphis subsp. piscium genome contains the following window.
CTCTACAGGATATCGTGCCAGGCATCCTGCCTCTGGGCTGCGCGAAGAACCTGATCGTCGTTGGCGACAACCGCCAGTTGGCACACATCCCCGTGAAGCTGGGACTGCAGGCGCCCACCGAGGCCTACGATTGCGAACGCTACAGCCTACTCGATTCGTGTATCAGCGTTTTCCAGGACGCGCTGCCCAGAACCCTGCTGAAAGAACATTACCGCTGCCACCCCAGGATCATCCAGTTCTGCAACCAGCAGTTCTACGACAACGCACTGGTGCCTATGACCGAGGACAAGGGCGAAGCCCCCCTGCGCCTGGTGGTGACAGCCAAGGGCAACCACGCCAGGAAGAACACCAACCTTCGGGAATTGGACTCCCTGCTGAAGGTGCTTGAGGACGAGGGGCAGCCCGTCGGAATGGACGGCGAAGGTCGCGGTTACATCGCCCCGTTCCGGGCGCAAGTCAACCTTTCCGACACGCACTTGCCGACGGATTTCGTCAAGGACACCGTGCACAAGTTTCAGGGGCGCGAATGCGACGAGATCGTCTTCTCCACCGTGCTGGACAAGAAGCGCTACAACCAGGCGCGAACACGCCTGGATTTCGTCGACGACCCACGCATGATCAACGTGGCAGTTTCGCGGGCCAAACATCGCTTCACCCTGGTGACTGGCGATGAGGTGTTCACTGACAACAATGGCCACATCGCCGCGCTGATCCGCTACATCAGCTATTACGCGCAGGACGAGCAGATCGTACGCGCGCCGGTGGTGTCGGCATTCGACTTGCTGTACCGCGAGTACGACCAGTCTCTGGCACGCTTGGACGCCCGCCTGCGGCCCGAGGATTCACGCTACAAGTCGGAGCAGATCGTGGCACAGTTGCTGCGCGAAGCGCTGTCAGCCCCGGCGTGCCAGGCATTGAAGTACCACACACAGATCCAGCTGGATAAGCTTGCATCGCCGGGTAGCCTCGACTGGACGGAGCCCCAGCGGGCGTTCATGAGGCGCGCCAGTTGCGATTTCGTGATCTATTTCAAAGTGGGCAAGAAACCGATAGGGGTGATCGAGGTCGATGGCGGGTACCACGACCGGCCCGTGCAGGCAGCTCGGGACGCCATGAAAAATGAGATTTTGGCTAGAAGTGGCATTCCTATTCTGCGGCTGCGGACAGTTGAGAGTGACATTGAGCGGAGAGTTGGCGACTTTATCGGGCAGTGGGCTAGTCCTACGCATGGCGCATAAGCACTGGGTCAGAGGCCGTCAGTCGCTGATGGTAGCAATCGACCCAAAGCGGTCAAATCACTAAACGCATGTTCCACCGACAAAGAATGGGATTCGCTGAATTTCCGCCTCGCTCATTACTCGCCAATCATTTGGCAAAATACCGTACTCGAACTCGGCGCTTTCTAGTGCCTCATCCAATCCCAGCATCAAGTGGTCGCCTTCAATTTGGAGTTTTCCGTAGTCATTAAAGCGTATCTCCAGATACACCAGGCCATCGTCTTCGGCCTTCAGGCCGAAAAGCACGATAGCGGTAACGTCAGGCCGGAAATCGCTGATTTTCCTTACATAAGCCAATAGGTGACTTGTGGGCTGGGGCATGGCGTCGGCCGCATCTATTGATGGTGGGTTATGGCATTTTATATGACTGCTCCTTGGCGTCGGCTCAGCACAACCTCTCGCGCACAGCCATCAACACCGCTTCGATGTGCCAGGTTTCGACGCCGATGGCGACTGCTTCGCCGGCATCAAGCACTAACTCGATTTGGGTGGTTATGCCTTGTTCGAGAAGCAGTCGCTGCGCGTCTTCAAGAAGCCTGCGTTTACCTGTGAGCCAAAGTCGTTGTATGCCAGTCAGCAACGCAAGGGTTTGCGGGTAGGTGCACTGCAGTTTTCGACGCAAATTGACCAGCGCCGGTTTGTCGCCTCGGTCAATTGCCGGGGTCAGTACATACTGGTTGCCCGACGCTGCCTCCAGGTCGTATTTGTCTTGCAGATACTCATCGACACTCATGCAACTGACGACCGTCTCACGCTCGCCCGTAATGACGTTGATCAAGTTCGCGTTAACACCGACGTAGCAGAATTCCGTCATGCCGTGGACGACGTAATCCTCACTGTTACTGCGAATAACCCAGTAATCACCGTTGGCGGAAAGCTCACATGACTGAATGACAAAACGCTCAGGTTTGCCATCTCTCATGACGCCGTCAAACAGGCCAAGCACGATTTCGCAGGCCTGCTCTGCGGTTAGCACGGCGTTTGATCTCTGTCACGCTTTGCCAAAGCCAAACAATGAACGCAGCCAGCCTGCCGACTTCCGTTCATAGAAGGGGGCGGTTTGCTTTAGGAAGTAATCGCTAAGGCCTGACTCCCCTTCGTGAACGCGATAGAGGTCAACGGGTTCACCATCCGGAGCAGTATCCCCGGCAACGTTACCGGCTTCGCGCATGACCAGTTCAATATCTCCGTCCGCTTCAATACCAATGATCAGATGAGGCTTTTGATCAGACGATGCGTCATGCATCAACGCAAGAAACGCACGCTTTACGTTGCGATGTTTGGCGAGTAATTGTGTGAGCGAATTGACCATCTTCGACGGATATTGCGACGGCTGTCCGAGCAGCACTTTGGTGTCTTTTTCGACCGTGCGCTGCACTGGCTTTTGGCCGATCTCGTCGGAGAGCAGATGGCGCACTTCCTCCGGGAAAAACTCTTTCCCGTAAGGAGACTTTGGATTGAGGAAAAGAGGGGTACCCAGTGTGATTTCAAACAGCGATCTGGCCGGGATCTCTATGTAGGACTCTTCGCTATCTATGGATCTTTGTAGTGTTTGCAACGAAGAAAAAAACGGGATGACAGCGGAGCCGTCAGGCTTCTGCCAATGCGCGATGCTGATGTTGCTACCAGCCTCGAGGTTGACTTGACCTTCGCCAGTGCCGGCAGTGCCAAGGACGTAGATCGTGGAATTCAACAGAGTCTTGAAAAAGTCAGGTCGATGGGCCGGTTCATCCGCCGCCAGCCTGAGTGATTTTTCGAGGGTGTTTTCTTGCTTGGTATCCATGATGTCCATCGGCAGTTCCATCAAAACAGACAAAAAGTGAGCGGCAAAGAGCGCGCAGTTTTTCACGCAGCTGTGAAAACAGGAAGAACAGGAGGCTAATAAATCTGAAGCATACGGAGAGTCACCCTGAACGGGTTTCCAAGGAGAGCTCCTCCATATCAGTGGTGGAATGAAGTGCGGTTCGCTGCGAAGGGCTGCTTCTGGCCGATTGCTGTCTTTCGCGGATGTCCCCTTTGGGTCCAGAGCGTGTAAAAATCTCCCGAGAGTTAATCTTGAAGAATGGACGTGCTGTCCGCGCAGATGAGTCAGTCAGGTACCAACGCAAGCACAGGGATATCGAGTGGTTACATCAACGGGCGAACTGGCGATACGTCAAATCTCAGCGCTTCCTCCGGAAATCCTGGTACTGGAAGCGGAGGCAACTGCAGAAGGTTTCAGGTTCCTCACGCGCTTGGTTGCGGATTGGAAAAACGGCTCCAATCGATTCGATCAACCAGGTGAATGCCTTTTGGGAGCCTTGCGCAATGGGCAACTGATTGCCATCGGTGGTCTTTCATATGATCCATATGCCGGGCCGGACATCGGCAGGCTGCGGAGGGTATACGTCGCGCGTGCAGCAAGGGGACAGAATGTGGGTAAGGCCCTGGTGCAGCAGCTTTTGGCCTATGCGGCTCAGCGATTTCGTGTCGTGCGCCTATCCACGGATACACCCGAGGGCGCAGAATTTTACCTTCGCTGCGGGTTCCGACCGATACAAGATGATTTTGCTACTCATGTGAAGTCGTTAGTCGATGCCACCTAAAACACCATTAAGGACTATGCATGCCGCTGATCTCGCAACGTGTCGAGTTAGCACGCAACGGAGCTAACGATAAAGTGATTTGCCGAATGGCCTCAGGTTGGGCGGTCATGGGCGATGTGCAATTTCTACCTGGTTACTGCCTGTTGTTGCCCGACCCCGTCGTTCCGAGCCTGAACGATCTGGATGCCGAGGCCAGAACCACCTACCTGCTCGATATGGCCCGCATGGGTGACGCCGTTTTACAGGCAACCGGGGCCCTTCGTATGAACTATGAAATTCTAGGGAATTCGGAGCCAGAACTGCATTGCCATATCTTTCCGCGCTACTCCTCTGAGCCCGAACAGAATCGCAAGATGCCCGTATGGTTTTATGACTGGAAAACAGCGATTCCCTACGCAGAGGAAACCCATGGGGATTTGCGTAAAAGAATTGCCCGGTTACTGGATGCATCGAGACAGGATGCCTGAGTGCACTTGGACAATGCCCGAAACGGGCCGCGCTTTTAGTGAGCCCATGAGCGACCCGTTGCTTGTCAGTGGCCGATGCCTGCTTTCAGCCTTGGGCCGAAAGCAACCACTCAACCGATAGTGAAATCAAGCTGGACTCGCAACGCACCAAGTATCAGCCCCGATCCCAGCCCATCAATGGAACGGAAAGATGTAGTTCATCCAGGCCGCCATGCGCAGGAGGATCTTGCGCATGATCGCCACATGGTGGAAGTGCTGGCTGTAGAGCGCCGCCTGGCCATAGGCGCCGCCGGGCATGAGTTTGGCGTAGGGGAGGTAGTCCGGGTCGGTGATTTCGATGACCACCGGCACCCGCCCCGGTGGCGGTGAGCCGGTGTAGCTGATCAGGGTGCCGGAAGGCTGTATCTGTCCTTCGCCGATCACCGTGATGACATTCTTGACCTGGCCCTTGAATACCTTGCCGGGGATGCCGTCGAACGCCACTTCCGCCTCGTCCCCAGGGACCAGGCGCAGCAGGCTGTTCTGGCGCATCCAGGCCGCGAAATACTGGCCCTCGTCCGGAACGAACACCATCGACGGGCGCAGCGGCAGCTTGCTTGCCATCATCCCCGGGCGCAGCGACACATGGGTGACGAAACCTTTGCTCGGGGCGCGGACCACGGTGTTGTCCAGTTCGAACTGGGCGTTGTCGATCTGTGCCTGCAGGTCGTCCACCTTGGCAATCGCGGCTTCCTGCTCGCGGCGGGTGCCGAAGTTGCGCTTGATCAACTCGTTGATCCGGTACAGGTCGCCCCGCGCCGCCACCTGCTGGGCCTTGAGGGACTTGAGCCGGTTCTCGAACGGCTCGGGGTCGATGCGAAACAGCACGTCGCCTGGCTCCAGCATCTTGTTGCCTTGCACCGGCACCTCGATCACCTTGCCGGTGACCACCGGGATCACCGGCACCGAGACGAAGTAGGAGCGCGCCACTTCCGAATAGGGGTGGTTGTAGTTCATCAGGAAAATCAGTGCGCCGATCAACACCACGCCGCCCAGCACGGCGGTGGGCACCGTCCATTTGTTCAGCGGGATACGGAATATCTTGAAGATGGCCACGCAGATGGCGCTGTAGGTCAGGATCAGTAACAGGTCCATGGGTCACATCTTCCTTTCCGGGCGGGCCCCGGCCTGGGATTGTCCCTCCAGGCGCTCGACCCGCTGGCGCAGCTCGGCCAGCTCTTGCGCCAGGCTCTGTTCGCCCTGCGGCTGCGGCTTGCCGGTGGCAAACCCCCAACCTCGATCCTCGCGGTACAACATGGCCCAGATCCACAGGAACGGCCACAGGGCATGGAGGGTGAACAGGCTGACCCAGCCGGCCGCGTGAATCGCGTCCTGGTGTGGATGGTTCCGATGGACGGCAATTTCGTAGGGAATATCGTGCAGGACGATGATTCCGTAGAACAGGACTATCCCGGCGAAGATAAGAATGCCCAGCGCAATCTGATCGAGCATGATTCGCCTCCCGGAAGCCTTCAGCTCGCACGCAACCGCTTATGAAGCACCTTGGTCAGCCACGGCCATCCGACAGTCTTATGGCACGGGCCTTACGCAATCCATACTAGTTCAAGTTCGTTCATCTGCCTGGCGGCCCTCAGGGCGCGCGCGGCCTTGAACCTGGAAAGCTGCGCTCGCGCGGGCAGCGGTTTATGATCCCTGCCTGTCGTCCATCGTTGCGAGCCCGATCATGTCTTTTGAACTGGACCTTCCCGAAATCCGCGCTGGCATCCTTGAATTCCCGGTCTGGCATGCGCGCGGTGGTACGTCCACCGGTCTGATCCTGGCTCGCGAGACCCTGCCCGAGGACCCGGCGCTGGTCGAGGAACTGCTGCGCCACTTGATGGGGGTGCCGCTGAGTGGCGACCTGCCGGGCAATAACCAGATCACCGGGCTGGGCCGTGGCGGGCCCACCAGCAACAAGGTGTTCATCGCCGAGCGGCGGCCCGGCGAGTCGCGTCTGGTCAGCACCCTGGCGCAGTTGGCGGCGGGTAAAAGCGCGATCGACTGGAGCGTCAATTGCGGCAACATGTCGGCGGCCTTGCCCTTGTATGCCCTGGAGCGTGGCTGGCTGAGCCCGGACGAGGACAGCGCGCAGATCGAGATCTTCAACAGCAACACCCAGACCACCATGCTCGCGCGCCTGGCGTTCCGGGATGGGCGCCTGCTGAGCGATACGCGCATTCCCGGGGTCAATGGCGTGTTCCCCGGGGTCGACCTGTTTCTCAGCGACCCGGTGGGGGCCAAGACCGGCCAGCTGTTTCCCACCGGGCAGCGCATCGACCTGCTCGACGGCGTGCGCGCCACCTGCCTCGATGTGGCGGTGCCGATGGTCATTGTCCAGGCCGCGGACCTGGGCAAGACCGGCCTGGAAACCCCGGCGCAGCTGGACGCCGATGGCGAATTCAAGGCGCGGCTGATCAGCCTGATGGTGCAGGGCGGCCTGCGCATGCAATTGCGCAACCGCAGCGGTGCCCTGATGAGCGCCGAGGAATTGCAGCGCAGCGAAACCCTGCCGAAGATCTGCATCGTCAGCCCGGCCCAGGGCACGGGGGATATCAATACCCGTTATTTCACCCCGCAGAATGCCCATCCTTCATTGGCCGTCTCCGGTGGCTGCTGCCTGGCCGCCGCCTGCCTGGCGCAAGGCACCGTGGCCCATGAACTGCTCAAGACGCCCAAGCCGCTGAGCGCCACCACGGCGGAATACCCGGTGTCGATCGAAAACCCGGCGGGGGTGCTGGACACCTTGATTACCGCGCGCGAAGAGGGCGGTTCGATGCGCATCGACGCGGCCGCCTACCGGCGTAGCGCGCAGATCCTGCTCAAGGGTCGGGTGCCGCTGTACAACGCTTCGGCGGCGTTGTTCGAGGCGTTGAAAGGGCGGGGCTAAATCCCGCATCCAGCAGATGGCAGCAAATCCGCTCAACCCTGTGAACGATATTCGCTGGGAGCGACCCCGAACTCGCGGCGAAAGGCCCGGCTGAAGGCGGCCTCGGATTCATAACCCAGCTGTTCGGCGATCTGCGAAATGCGCAGGCTGGAGGTCTGCAGGCGCTGACCGGCCAGTTGCATGCGCCAGTGCATCAAGTAGCGCATCGGCGATTGGCC
Protein-coding sequences here:
- the sseB gene encoding enhanced serine sensitivity protein SseB, yielding MDIMDTKQENTLEKSLRLAADEPAHRPDFFKTLLNSTIYVLGTAGTGEGQVNLEAGSNISIAHWQKPDGSAVIPFFSSLQTLQRSIDSEESYIEIPARSLFEITLGTPLFLNPKSPYGKEFFPEEVRHLLSDEIGQKPVQRTVEKDTKVLLGQPSQYPSKMVNSLTQLLAKHRNVKRAFLALMHDASSDQKPHLIIGIEADGDIELVMREAGNVAGDTAPDGEPVDLYRVHEGESGLSDYFLKQTAPFYERKSAGWLRSLFGFGKA
- a CDS encoding GNAT family N-acetyltransferase, with translation MVTSTGELAIRQISALPPEILVLEAEATAEGFRFLTRLVADWKNGSNRFDQPGECLLGALRNGQLIAIGGLSYDPYAGPDIGRLRRVYVARAARGQNVGKALVQQLLAYAAQRFRVVRLSTDTPEGAEFYLRCGFRPIQDDFATHVKSLVDAT
- a CDS encoding HIT family protein, which encodes MPLISQRVELARNGANDKVICRMASGWAVMGDVQFLPGYCLLLPDPVVPSLNDLDAEARTTYLLDMARMGDAVLQATGALRMNYEILGNSEPELHCHIFPRYSSEPEQNRKMPVWFYDWKTAIPYAEETHGDLRKRIARLLDASRQDA
- a CDS encoding HlyD family secretion protein, with amino-acid sequence MDLLLILTYSAICVAIFKIFRIPLNKWTVPTAVLGGVVLIGALIFLMNYNHPYSEVARSYFVSVPVIPVVTGKVIEVPVQGNKMLEPGDVLFRIDPEPFENRLKSLKAQQVAARGDLYRINELIKRNFGTRREQEAAIAKVDDLQAQIDNAQFELDNTVVRAPSKGFVTHVSLRPGMMASKLPLRPSMVFVPDEGQYFAAWMRQNSLLRLVPGDEAEVAFDGIPGKVFKGQVKNVITVIGEGQIQPSGTLISYTGSPPPGRVPVVIEITDPDYLPYAKLMPGGAYGQAALYSQHFHHVAIMRKILLRMAAWMNYIFPFH
- a CDS encoding DUF3302 domain-containing protein, giving the protein MLDQIALGILIFAGIVLFYGIIVLHDIPYEIAVHRNHPHQDAIHAAGWVSLFTLHALWPFLWIWAMLYREDRGWGFATGKPQPQGEQSLAQELAELRQRVERLEGQSQAGARPERKM
- a CDS encoding PrpF domain-containing protein: MSFELDLPEIRAGILEFPVWHARGGTSTGLILARETLPEDPALVEELLRHLMGVPLSGDLPGNNQITGLGRGGPTSNKVFIAERRPGESRLVSTLAQLAAGKSAIDWSVNCGNMSAALPLYALERGWLSPDEDSAQIEIFNSNTQTTMLARLAFRDGRLLSDTRIPGVNGVFPGVDLFLSDPVGAKTGQLFPTGQRIDLLDGVRATCLDVAVPMVIVQAADLGKTGLETPAQLDADGEFKARLISLMVQGGLRMQLRNRSGALMSAEELQRSETLPKICIVSPAQGTGDINTRYFTPQNAHPSLAVSGGCCLAAACLAQGTVAHELLKTPKPLSATTAEYPVSIENPAGVLDTLITAREEGGSMRIDAAAYRRSAQILLKGRVPLYNASAALFEALKGRG